From the genome of Psychroserpens ponticola, one region includes:
- a CDS encoding alpha-L-fucosidase, whose translation MEKRDFIKLMGLGLSSAFVSPLLFASSSNQNVPSYLKGYEQLYLENPRKAALEFFKNAKFGLFIHYGLYSLLEGVWQGKNSKPSEWIQHRGKIHVKEYEKLTSKFTAENFDADFITDMALEAGMKYINLTTRHHDSFCLFDTLYTEFNSVNSPAKRDLVAELSEQCQKKGLALFLYYSHGRDWRHPHAPNNEGWGGAARPKYEIKEKSYKYGEEHNLQIYVDFMKNQITELLTNYGPIAGIWLDGIGVPNKGKGNNNKEMFKCQELYDHIHSLQPQVLVSYKQGLLGTEDFKAPERHFKGVSNVPLELCDTLQPYSWGYAKSDDKGHKTPDNVMKILKDAEQKNANLLLNTGLLPDGSVHADDIKTLKEVGKRLQKG comes from the coding sequence ATGGAAAAAAGAGACTTTATTAAATTAATGGGCTTAGGTTTATCATCAGCTTTTGTTTCCCCTTTATTATTCGCTTCAAGTAGCAATCAGAATGTCCCTTCGTATCTAAAAGGCTATGAGCAATTGTATTTAGAAAATCCTCGAAAAGCAGCATTAGAGTTTTTTAAAAACGCAAAATTTGGATTGTTCATACATTATGGATTGTATAGTCTATTAGAAGGTGTTTGGCAAGGGAAAAATTCTAAACCTTCAGAATGGATACAACATCGTGGAAAAATACACGTAAAAGAATATGAGAAATTGACGTCAAAATTTACAGCTGAAAATTTTGATGCAGACTTTATTACAGATATGGCACTGGAGGCTGGAATGAAATACATTAATCTTACTACACGACACCATGATAGCTTTTGCCTTTTTGATACATTATACACAGAGTTTAATAGTGTAAATAGCCCAGCAAAACGAGACTTGGTTGCAGAACTTTCAGAACAATGTCAGAAAAAAGGATTGGCTTTGTTTCTTTATTATTCTCACGGAAGAGATTGGAGACATCCACACGCTCCGAACAATGAAGGTTGGGGAGGAGCAGCACGTCCAAAATATGAAATCAAAGAAAAATCATATAAATATGGAGAAGAACATAATCTTCAAATATATGTTGACTTCATGAAAAATCAAATTACGGAACTCTTAACAAATTACGGACCTATAGCTGGAATCTGGCTTGATGGAATTGGAGTACCTAATAAAGGAAAAGGGAATAATAATAAAGAAATGTTTAAGTGTCAAGAACTATACGATCATATACATTCCTTACAACCTCAAGTATTAGTATCATATAAGCAAGGTTTATTAGGTACGGAAGATTTTAAAGCTCCAGAGCGTCATTTTAAGGGAGTATCAAATGTACCTCTTGAATTATGTGATACATTACAGCCATATTCTTGGGGTTATGCAAAGAGTGATGATAAAGGACACAAAACCCCTGATAACGTAATGAAAATTTTAAAAGACGCTGAACAAAAGAATGCAAACCTTTTATTAAACACAGGACTACTCCCTGACGGCTCAGTACATGCAGATGATATAAAAACACTCAAGGAAGTTGGAAAGCGTTTACAAAAAGGGTAG